From the Rhinolophus sinicus isolate RSC01 linkage group LG02, ASM3656204v1, whole genome shotgun sequence genome, one window contains:
- the EMG1 gene encoding ribosomal RNA small subunit methyltransferase NEP1 isoform X1, with product MAAPSGGFQPRERRGEDQEQDWDAVAPKRPRFGAGSKMGGHRLIVVLEGASLETVKVGKTYELLNCDKHKSMLLKNGRDPGEVRPDIAHQSLLMLMDSPLNRAGLLQVYIHTQKNVLIEVNPQTRIPRTFDRFCGLMVQLLHKLSVRAADGPQKLLKVIKNPVSDHFPVGCMKIGTSFSIPAVSDVRELVPSNEPIVFVVGAFAHGKVNVEYTEKMVSISNYPLSAALTCAKLTTAFEEVWRVI from the exons ATGGCTGCGCCCAGTGGTGGATTCCAGCCTCGTGAGCGTCGCGGTGAGGACCAGGAACAGGACTGGGATGCTGTGGCGCCCAAGCGGCCCCGATTTGGGGCGGGAAGCAAGATGGGAGGCCATAGGCTCATTGTGGTGCTGGAAGGGGCCAGTCTGGAGACAGTCAAG GTAGGGAAGACATATGAGCTACTAAACTGTGACAAGCACAAGTCTATGTTGTTGAAGAATGGACGGGACCCTGGGGAAGTGAGACCAGACATAGCTCACCAG AGTTTACTGATGCTCATGGACAGTCCCCTGAACCGAGCTGGCTTGCTGCAGGTTTATATCCACACACAGAAGAATGTGCTGATTGAAGTGAACCCCCAGACTCGGATTCCCAGAACCTTTGACCGCTTTTGTGGCCTCATGG TTCAGCTTTTACACAAGCTCAGTGTTCGAGCAGCTGATGGCCCCCAGAAGCTCTTGAAG gtAATTAAGAATCCAGTGTCAGATCATTTCCCAGTTGGGTGTATGAAAATTGGCACTTCTTTTTCCATCCCAGCCGTCAGTGATGTACGAGAGTTGGTGCCCAGCAATGAGCCTATTGTTTTTGTGGTGGGGGCCTTTGCCCATGGCAAG GTCAATGTGGAGTATACAGAGAAGATGGTGTCCATCAGTAACTATCCCCTTTCTGCGGCCCTCACCTGCGCAAAACTTACCACAGCCTTTGAAGAAGTATGGAGGGTCATTTGA
- the EMG1 gene encoding ribosomal RNA small subunit methyltransferase NEP1 isoform X2: MAAPSGGFQPRERRGEDQEQDWDAVAPKRPRFGAGSKMGGHRLIVVLEGASLETVKVGKTYELLNCDKHKSMLLKNGRDPGEVRPDIAHQSLLMLMDSPLNRAGLLQVYIHTQKNVLIEVNPQTRIPRTFDRFCGLMVQLLHKLSVRAADGPQKLLKVNVEYTEKMVSISNYPLSAALTCAKLTTAFEEVWRVI; this comes from the exons ATGGCTGCGCCCAGTGGTGGATTCCAGCCTCGTGAGCGTCGCGGTGAGGACCAGGAACAGGACTGGGATGCTGTGGCGCCCAAGCGGCCCCGATTTGGGGCGGGAAGCAAGATGGGAGGCCATAGGCTCATTGTGGTGCTGGAAGGGGCCAGTCTGGAGACAGTCAAG GTAGGGAAGACATATGAGCTACTAAACTGTGACAAGCACAAGTCTATGTTGTTGAAGAATGGACGGGACCCTGGGGAAGTGAGACCAGACATAGCTCACCAG AGTTTACTGATGCTCATGGACAGTCCCCTGAACCGAGCTGGCTTGCTGCAGGTTTATATCCACACACAGAAGAATGTGCTGATTGAAGTGAACCCCCAGACTCGGATTCCCAGAACCTTTGACCGCTTTTGTGGCCTCATGG TTCAGCTTTTACACAAGCTCAGTGTTCGAGCAGCTGATGGCCCCCAGAAGCTCTTGAAG GTCAATGTGGAGTATACAGAGAAGATGGTGTCCATCAGTAACTATCCCCTTTCTGCGGCCCTCACCTGCGCAAAACTTACCACAGCCTTTGAAGAAGTATGGAGGGTCATTTGA
- the PHB2 gene encoding prohibitin-2, producing the protein MAQNLKDLAGRLPSGPRGMGTALKLLLGAGAVAYGVRESVFTVEGGQRAIFFNRIGGVQQDTVLAEGLHFRIPWFQYPIIYDIRARPRKISSPTGSKDLQMVNISLRVLSRPNAMELPSMYQRLGLDYEERVLPSIVNEVLKSVVAKFNASQLITQRAQVSLLIRRELTERAKDFSLILDDVAITELSFSREYTAAVEAKQVAQQEAQRAQFLVEKAKQEQRQKIVQAEGEAEAAKMLGEALSKNPGYIKLRKIRAAQNISKTIATSQNRVYLTADNLVLNLQDESFTR; encoded by the exons ATGGCCCAGAACTTGAAGGACTTAGCGGGGCGGCTGCCCTCCGGGCCCCGGGGCATGGGCACGGCGCTGAAGCTGTTGCTGGGGGCCGGCGCCGTGGCCTATGGGGTCCGCGAGTCCGTGTTCACCG TGGAAGGCGGACAAAGAGCCATCTTCTTTAATCGGATTGGTGGCGTGCAGCAGGACACCGTTCTCGCCGAGGGCCTTCACTTCAG GATACCTTGGTTCCAGTATCCCATCATCTATGACATTCGGGCCAGACCCAGAAAAATTTCCTCCCCCACAGGCTCCAAAG ACCTGCAGATGGTGAACATCTCCCTGCGAGTGCTGTCTCGACCTAATGCCATGGAGCTTCCCAGCATGTACCAGCGCCTAGGGCTAGACTACGAGGAGCGAGTTTTGCCGTCCATTGTCAACGAGGTGCTCAAGAGTGTGGTGGCCAAGTTCAATGCCTCACAACTGATCACACAGCGCGCCCAG GTGTCCCTGTTGATCCGACGAGAGCTGACAGAGAGGGCCAAGGACTTCAGCCTCATCCTGGATGACGTAGCCATCACAGAGCTGAGCTTTAGCCGAGAATACACAGCTGCTGTAGAAGCCAAACAAGTGG CCCAGCAGGAGGCCCAGCGGGCCCAATTCTTGGTggaaaaagcaaagcaggaaCAGCGGCAGAAGATCGTGCAGGCCGAGGGTGAGGCCGAGGCTGCCAAGATG CTTGGAGAAGCACTGAGCAAGAACCCAGGCTACATCAAGCTGCGCAAGATCCGGGCAGCCCAGAACATCTCCAAGACG ATTGCCACATCACAGAATCGTGTCTATCTCACTGCTGACAACCTTGTGCTGAACCTACAGGATGAAAGTTTCACCCGGTGA